The following proteins are co-located in the Telopea speciosissima isolate NSW1024214 ecotype Mountain lineage chromosome 9, Tspe_v1, whole genome shotgun sequence genome:
- the LOC122639312 gene encoding tRNA-splicing endonuclease subunit Sen2-2-like: MGPRWKGKGSEAKALAEPMSKIVQQLQSSLIQSQTHGSLSSCSVLIEAEPEQAHLLNMACFGRPIVTVEKDKQWYQLGFEEAFYLCYSLKCLQIVGVEDNCAKNEEELWKYMISKRTEFPDFYNAYSHLRMKNWAVRPGSQYGVDFVAYHHHPALVHSEYAVIVVSESGDNANRRLRVWSDLEGTIRLCGSVAKTLLVLTINSNGSDLGFPLCLEQYSIEERTCTRWNPEQSREE; encoded by the coding sequence ATGGGACCAAGGTGGAAGGGAAAGGGTTCAGAAGCTAAGGCACTTGCAGAACCCATGTCAAAAATAGTCCAACAGCTTCAATCTTCTCTAATACAATCACAAACACATGGGTCACTCTCAAGTTGCAGTGTTCTTATTGAAGCAGAACCTGAACAAGCCCATCTTCTAAATATGGCTTGTTTTGGCAGACCCATTGTCACAGTTGAGAAAGATAAGCAGTGGTATCAATTAGGTTTTGAGGAGGCCTTCTACCTATGCTACTCTCTCAAATGTCTTCAAATTGTAGGGGTGGAAGATAATTGtgcaaaaaatgaagaagagctATGGAAGTACATGATTTCTAAGAGAACAGAATTCCCTGATTTTTATAATGCTTATTCTCATCTTCGGATGAAAAATTGGGCTGTTCGGCCAGGTTCTCAGTATGGTGTGGACTTTGTTGCTTACCATCACCACCCAGCTCTAGTGCATTCTGAATATGCAGTGATTGTTGTGTCGGAAAGTGGTGATAATGCGAATAGGAGATTGAGGGTTTGGTCCGATTTGGAAGGCACTATTAGGCTCTGTGGCAGTGTTGCCAAAACATTGTTGGTTCTTACTATCAATAGTAATGGCTCTGATTTGGGTTTTCCTTTATGTTTGGAGCAGTATAGCATTGAAGAACGTACATGCACGAGGTGGAATCCTGAGCAGAGTCGTGAAGAATGA